The Vibrio ishigakensis genome has a window encoding:
- a CDS encoding glycosyltransferase family 4 protein — translation MKLARYVLLFDPIPFHGGSKVATTAALNLVSNQLPIEVLSSHLNSWQDLNCQDSAMLRTPELLLAQTKGLGYWFKQLYFCMAIGWLMFRLLLVRASIPSQIVVASGPGVDLAAYLVAHLFNIKLIQIIHGPIAKSRSSHWCLNQGHTTFYLPSAKASIQFCLDAEVLKQNFVPFINGLSKWPKPQIENSLPISVFWAASLLKWKGLDLLTEAMQTQGLNHCLHANVCYIKPQQTKAEQCQIDRDIKHIHWHENPQDLDQIRATSHVYVSTSVNEPFGLSTLEALACGLIVVIPRDGAYWDRILVEGQHCLKYEPNNAQSLHSVLRMVLHRKECFWHLGMSGQAIARQYTAEKAYQEIAQSLLASQPIASLAKQD, via the coding sequence ATGAAGCTCGCTAGATACGTTTTGCTGTTTGACCCTATACCCTTTCACGGCGGCTCAAAGGTTGCGACCACGGCGGCGCTAAATCTTGTTTCTAACCAACTGCCCATTGAGGTTCTTTCTTCTCATTTAAATAGCTGGCAAGACCTCAATTGCCAAGACTCAGCAATGCTGAGAACTCCAGAGTTGCTGCTAGCCCAGACGAAAGGGTTGGGATACTGGTTTAAACAGCTCTATTTTTGCATGGCAATTGGCTGGCTAATGTTTAGATTACTGTTGGTTCGCGCCTCTATTCCGAGCCAAATCGTGGTTGCAAGCGGGCCTGGTGTGGATCTGGCTGCCTACCTAGTGGCGCACCTGTTTAATATTAAGCTCATCCAGATTATCCACGGTCCAATAGCTAAATCCAGATCTAGTCATTGGTGCCTAAATCAAGGACATACCACTTTCTACTTGCCCTCTGCTAAAGCCAGTATTCAGTTCTGCCTTGATGCTGAAGTGCTTAAACAAAACTTTGTTCCTTTCATCAATGGTCTATCGAAATGGCCTAAGCCTCAGATAGAAAACAGTCTACCAATAAGCGTATTCTGGGCCGCATCTCTCTTAAAGTGGAAAGGGCTGGACCTTCTTACTGAGGCAATGCAAACACAAGGCCTGAACCATTGTTTACACGCCAACGTCTGCTATATCAAACCTCAGCAAACCAAAGCAGAGCAATGCCAGATCGATCGCGACATCAAACATATTCATTGGCATGAGAACCCACAAGATCTGGACCAGATCCGTGCCACCAGTCATGTATATGTCTCCACCAGCGTCAATGAGCCCTTTGGCTTATCAACCCTAGAAGCCCTAGCCTGCGGTCTTATCGTGGTGATTCCGCGGGATGGTGCCTATTGGGATCGCATATTGGTCGAGGGGCAGCACTGCCTGAAATACGAGCCGAACAATGCACAAAGCCTACATTCAGTTTTGAGAATGGTCCTACACCGTAAAGAGTGTTTCTGGCATTTAGGCATGAGTGGACAGGCCATTGCTAGGCAATATACAGCGGAAAAAGCCTATCAAGAGATAGCTCAATCTCTATTGGCATCACAACCCATTGCTAGTCTTGCTAAACAGGATTAA
- a CDS encoding glycosyltransferase family 4 protein, whose product MKNILFVHYGDNWIRGSEVCLLNLVKSLSNEFNPFIWTNNTALYSECNHLSIPARFYSFSIAFSWQEKQFKPLTWYEQLQHALTLIDEKQIDCIHINSAAPCQWVTLAARIKGIPHLCQLHCHYNLHDRLSLGLNLVPNLVTVSKAVSIGLNQDGYPKENLNVIYNGVPETTASKLNLKQILGIPNDAKVLISVGSLIHRKGFDRIIEALSKFEENCHLVIIGEGPERAKLKGLTVRLDVAQQVHFVGEVNNVSDYLAEADLFISGARSEAFGLVLVEAFWQHLPVIASNVGGIPEVVEHGISGLLFENEQELVECVDKALSNRALYQDLAKQGYQRAEQRFSIQANTKALEEQYHTIMRSQSKPSWLSLMSPLKTLVSTRVLKGGSYEAR is encoded by the coding sequence ATGAAAAATATTCTGTTCGTACATTATGGAGACAACTGGATCCGAGGAAGCGAGGTCTGTCTTCTCAATTTAGTAAAGAGTCTCAGTAACGAGTTTAATCCATTCATCTGGACCAACAACACCGCCCTGTACAGCGAGTGTAATCATTTAAGCATTCCCGCTCGCTTTTACTCTTTTTCTATTGCCTTCAGTTGGCAGGAGAAACAGTTTAAACCTCTCACTTGGTACGAACAGCTTCAGCATGCATTAACCCTCATTGATGAAAAGCAGATCGACTGCATCCACATCAACAGCGCCGCGCCCTGCCAATGGGTAACCCTAGCAGCAAGGATCAAGGGCATTCCTCACCTCTGCCAGTTACATTGTCACTACAATCTGCACGACCGACTCTCTCTAGGTCTCAATTTGGTGCCTAATCTCGTCACCGTGAGTAAGGCTGTATCCATTGGCTTAAACCAAGATGGTTACCCAAAAGAGAATCTAAACGTTATCTATAACGGAGTGCCCGAAACGACCGCCTCCAAGCTTAACCTGAAACAGATTCTAGGGATCCCAAACGATGCAAAGGTTCTTATCAGCGTGGGTTCTCTGATACACCGAAAAGGCTTTGACCGCATCATTGAAGCACTTTCTAAATTTGAAGAAAACTGCCATCTAGTCATCATTGGCGAAGGGCCAGAACGAGCCAAACTCAAAGGTTTAACTGTCCGTCTTGACGTAGCACAGCAGGTTCACTTTGTTGGAGAGGTTAACAACGTCAGCGACTATCTAGCTGAAGCGGACCTTTTTATTAGTGGCGCTCGAAGTGAAGCATTCGGTCTCGTTCTGGTAGAAGCATTTTGGCAACACCTTCCAGTCATAGCTTCCAATGTCGGTGGTATTCCGGAGGTCGTCGAGCATGGCATCAGTGGCCTCTTGTTTGAGAACGAGCAAGAGTTGGTTGAATGTGTCGATAAAGCCCTGAGCAATCGAGCACTTTATCAAGATCTCGCCAAACAAGGGTACCAACGTGCTGAGCAGCGCTTCTCCATTCAAGCCAACACAAAGGCTTTAGAAGAGCAATACCACACCATCATGCGCAGCCAATCTAAACCCTCTTGGCTGTCGCTAATGTCACCTCTGAAAACCTTAGTTAGCACCCGAGTCCTGAAAGGAGGCAGTTATGAAGCTCGCTAG
- a CDS encoding glycosyltransferase family 4 protein, with product MSKSVWLLVDSLTFGGIETHIVELAQGLKSIDVPVRVVLVKRYSSPAEIITRLECNSIEYHYVEELGTSLRDAVKTHSPTVVHSHGYKANILAKLSLPFSGVKLVSTFHAGETPAGRVRLYDMLDRYTAFLANTNLCVSDKIQAKIPFKSEVIKNFIQMPEPTSHTADKHFGFVGRLSPEKGPDRFIELAVQCPQYAFHLYGDGPLRNELEQAAPKNVVFEGFQTDMGSVYPRLELLLITSRYEGLPMTALEAMARGVPVASLDVGDISKLVKHNQNGFVVSDVEALANCLSSWDSLSDSEKQKIQTAAQDTIEKEFSVTAVIPELLGYYHLKLDSQFENQSN from the coding sequence ATGAGTAAGTCAGTATGGCTTTTGGTTGATAGCCTCACCTTTGGCGGTATAGAAACCCATATTGTTGAACTCGCGCAGGGGCTCAAAAGTATTGACGTCCCTGTGCGGGTCGTGCTTGTGAAACGCTATTCATCGCCAGCGGAAATCATTACCCGCCTTGAGTGCAACAGTATCGAATACCACTACGTAGAAGAGCTTGGAACGAGCCTGAGAGACGCCGTTAAAACCCACTCTCCGACAGTAGTTCATAGCCATGGCTATAAAGCCAATATCCTGGCAAAGCTAAGTTTACCGTTTTCAGGGGTCAAACTGGTGAGCACCTTTCATGCCGGAGAGACACCTGCAGGAAGGGTTAGACTCTACGATATGCTAGACAGGTATACCGCCTTTCTTGCCAACACCAACCTGTGCGTCAGCGACAAGATCCAAGCTAAGATTCCTTTTAAATCAGAAGTTATCAAAAATTTTATTCAGATGCCTGAACCTACGAGTCACACGGCTGACAAACACTTCGGGTTTGTAGGTAGGCTAAGCCCAGAGAAAGGCCCTGATAGATTTATCGAGCTTGCAGTTCAGTGTCCACAATATGCTTTTCATCTATACGGCGATGGCCCTTTGCGAAACGAACTCGAGCAAGCGGCTCCCAAGAATGTTGTTTTCGAGGGTTTTCAAACGGATATGGGTAGCGTCTATCCAAGACTGGAGCTGTTACTTATCACCTCACGCTATGAGGGTCTGCCTATGACAGCACTCGAGGCAATGGCGCGAGGCGTCCCTGTTGCTAGCCTTGATGTAGGGGATATCAGTAAATTAGTGAAGCACAACCAAAATGGCTTTGTTGTCTCAGATGTAGAAGCGCTCGCAAACTGTCTCTCAAGTTGGGACTCTCTTTCAGATAGCGAAAAGCAAAAGATACAGACGGCAGCTCAAGATACTATTGAGAAAGAATTCTCGGTAACTGCAGTTATCCCTGAACTTCTTGGATACTACCACCTAAAACTCGATTCTCAATTTGAGAATCAGTCTAACTAG
- a CDS encoding sigma-54-dependent transcriptional regulator — MSPRVLLVEDSTSLAILYKQYVKDEPYDLFHVETGKDAKEFINNYKPQLVILDLKLPDTTGEEILDWIMERQFQTSVIIATAHGSVNTAVTLLQKGAEDFLEKPIQAERLKTSVRLHLQKAKLEKLVDKLETEFDRAKFHGFIGSSLPMQAVYKTIDSVAPTTASVFVLGESGTGKEVCAEAIHKQSKRADKPFVAINCGAIPKDLMESEIFGHVKGAYTGATSDRKGAAAQAHGGTLFLDELCEMDLEMQKKLLRFLQLGTFTPLGGSKESKVDVRIICATNRDPLQEVAEGRFREDLYYRVHVIPIDMPALRERGKDITILASHFLRQYSRQDGKRFTKLSAEVERLFQGYEWPGNVRQLQNVMRNIVVLNDDTEVKLEYLPSPLNKLVNKGSTEPTAAPTEVTVNIEPAVAPVPVEQDVPATTEQVPEPIAAEPEEIEIKPMWLVERETIQQAIKHCDGNVLNAAVLLDLSPATIYRKKQQWEAQAKEQ, encoded by the coding sequence ATGAGCCCAAGAGTTTTACTGGTAGAAGATTCCACCTCTCTGGCGATCCTCTACAAGCAGTATGTCAAGGACGAGCCCTACGACCTATTCCATGTTGAAACAGGTAAGGATGCCAAAGAGTTCATCAATAACTACAAGCCGCAGCTAGTTATTCTCGACCTCAAACTCCCAGATACCACAGGCGAAGAGATCCTTGATTGGATCATGGAGCGCCAATTCCAAACCTCGGTCATCATAGCCACAGCCCACGGCTCGGTGAATACTGCGGTTACCCTGCTTCAAAAAGGTGCTGAAGACTTTCTCGAAAAACCAATCCAAGCAGAGCGTCTTAAGACCTCCGTTAGATTGCACCTACAAAAAGCCAAGCTAGAAAAGCTGGTGGATAAACTCGAAACCGAGTTTGATCGCGCCAAATTCCACGGTTTTATTGGCTCTAGCTTGCCCATGCAGGCAGTCTACAAAACCATAGATTCCGTTGCGCCGACGACCGCAAGCGTGTTTGTATTAGGTGAGAGCGGTACCGGTAAAGAGGTATGTGCTGAAGCCATACACAAACAGAGCAAACGCGCCGATAAACCTTTTGTCGCCATCAACTGCGGTGCAATCCCTAAAGATCTAATGGAAAGCGAGATCTTTGGTCACGTCAAAGGCGCTTACACCGGAGCCACCAGCGACAGGAAAGGCGCAGCGGCGCAAGCCCATGGCGGTACCCTCTTTTTGGATGAGCTGTGCGAAATGGATCTCGAGATGCAAAAGAAACTTTTGAGGTTCCTGCAACTCGGTACCTTCACCCCCTTAGGCGGTTCAAAAGAGTCTAAAGTGGACGTGCGTATCATCTGCGCGACCAACCGTGACCCACTGCAAGAGGTGGCCGAGGGAAGATTTCGTGAAGACCTTTACTACCGCGTGCACGTCATTCCAATCGACATGCCTGCTCTTCGCGAGCGCGGTAAGGATATCACCATACTGGCCAGTCATTTCCTTCGTCAGTATTCTAGGCAGGATGGAAAACGCTTTACCAAACTGAGTGCTGAGGTTGAACGCCTATTTCAAGGCTATGAATGGCCGGGTAATGTTAGACAATTACAGAATGTGATGCGCAATATCGTCGTGCTTAACGATGATACCGAGGTGAAGCTAGAATACCTGCCATCGCCACTAAACAAACTGGTTAACAAAGGTTCAACTGAGCCTACTGCCGCACCGACCGAAGTGACCGTTAATATTGAGCCTGCAGTGGCTCCGGTGCCGGTAGAGCAAGACGTTCCTGCCACTACTGAACAAGTACCAGAGCCTATTGCTGCCGAACCAGAAGAGATAGAGATTAAACCTATGTGGCTTGTTGAACGAGAAACCATACAGCAGGCTATCAAGCACTGCGATGGTAACGTACTAAATGCCGCAGTCCTTTTAGATCTTAGCCCCGCCACCATCTATCGCAAAAAGCAACAGTGGGAAGCTCAGGCTAAAGAGCAATGA
- a CDS encoding Hpt domain-containing protein, which translates to MSDSLIDTQVLDQMVADTSAEVLPMLIDAFLEESATRMSEIESALTTQDVKLLEFESHTLGSTALAMGARSLGNLSRAVEAHCINGQLEQAFSKGANLPPLLIQTRDALEEHKNSL; encoded by the coding sequence ATGTCGGATTCTTTAATCGATACCCAAGTCCTAGATCAGATGGTGGCAGACACCAGTGCCGAAGTGTTGCCCATGCTTATCGATGCCTTCTTAGAAGAGTCCGCTACGCGCATGTCGGAAATTGAATCGGCTCTAACCACCCAAGATGTCAAATTGCTCGAATTCGAATCTCATACTTTAGGTAGCACCGCCCTTGCCATGGGTGCGCGCAGTCTTGGCAATCTTTCCCGTGCGGTTGAAGCGCATTGCATTAATGGCCAGCTTGAACAAGCCTTTAGTAAAGGGGCAAATCTGCCACCGCTGCTTATTCAAACCAGAGACGCACTCGAAGAACACAAGAACTCGCTCTAA
- a CDS encoding P-loop NTPase family protein, with product MTRSEQIFIQLEINSSRCVCLSSVSAHSGVTEMAMALTERYMLAGFRTLLVDLNLDNPAFESIHFNNQGGKLLISHKESHRLFSGMPAPSSRADKLMLQDPETFKQSLAYWLDEYDRVVIDAGTVDNGHISTSMLSSLCCNTVLMTNGGEDTKEEVDQAVETLTNANANLLAIILNQHQESLIGSQWLKVISSFKFLPKVIKRKLETRISSLSFSAESV from the coding sequence ATGACACGTTCAGAACAAATCTTTATACAACTGGAGATAAACAGCAGTCGCTGTGTGTGCCTAAGCTCAGTCTCAGCTCACTCTGGCGTTACTGAGATGGCGATGGCACTCACCGAGCGCTACATGCTGGCAGGTTTTCGAACCCTATTAGTAGACCTAAACCTTGATAACCCTGCCTTTGAATCCATCCATTTTAACAACCAAGGAGGAAAACTACTGATCAGCCATAAAGAAAGCCACCGCCTGTTCTCAGGTATGCCAGCACCCAGCAGTCGCGCAGATAAATTAATGCTACAAGACCCAGAGACCTTTAAACAATCACTGGCCTATTGGCTAGATGAGTATGACCGCGTAGTGATCGATGCCGGCACGGTAGACAACGGTCATATCTCAACATCCATGCTAAGTAGTCTGTGCTGCAATACGGTTTTAATGACTAATGGGGGTGAAGACACCAAAGAGGAAGTAGACCAAGCTGTCGAGACACTTACCAATGCTAACGCTAACTTGCTCGCCATCATACTCAATCAGCATCAAGAGTCATTGATTGGGAGCCAGTGGCTAAAGGTCATCTCAAGCTTCAAATTCCTACCCAAAGTTATTAAGCGCAAATTAGAGACTCGCATTTCATCTTTAAGTTTTTCTGCTGAGTCGGTTTAA
- a CDS encoding SLBB domain-containing protein, producing the protein MLGILLTTSHLALAKAVQIGDLVQVNLPGEASLNKGFQVDKTGRISLPEVGPVYVAGFEEDQLEKVVKDALNTAYRDLSNVRIFIAQKQILVSIQGYVRSPGEYTLPQTATVQMALYAAGGLRPGAQLNKLKLRRNGKSQEFNYKAFLDSGNDDNLPKLESLDSLFVPASPLVGNIEQEFDASKLANAGDSADARKAIKVFGEVNAPGSFSYKPDTDLVDILMRSGGVTRYASVEQIRVISNNQPTLFNLKRYLDSGDSSLLPKLQPGATIFVPKMEEEIKAGSNIVYVMGEVASPGAFEGKKGATFMDILANAGGPTRFAESRQIRIIKASGRVFKFDLTAYTEGINSKRPPLIQAGDAIFVPEKTDMNEKSWLKVSPDRAVSVIGEVVRPGRIEWSDEMDLMDLLAHVGGPTLRADTTTIEVVDGAGTREVFDLDSFIKNGARKSELPQITAGAIVRVHDLPQDPSDNKSQWVRQSSDASIYVFGQVNAPGRYRFTKEMHFLDILSAADGPTKDADIHNIRITHRDKTYSMVSKLNLALYFETGDESLLPQVTTGDTIYIPEKDKNWLDRPKETTVRVLGAVNSPGRYVFDDNMTILDLLAEAGGPSDQAFLEKISVVNLSTSQSQARTFDLIEFSKTANFRKLPIIRAGDTIYIPHQRESFMQKARDGLDDVLKIATTIVLIGAL; encoded by the coding sequence ATGCTAGGTATCCTGCTAACGACCTCTCACTTAGCGCTTGCAAAAGCAGTACAGATCGGCGATTTGGTTCAGGTAAATTTACCTGGTGAAGCATCACTAAATAAAGGTTTTCAGGTAGATAAAACAGGTCGTATCTCTCTTCCAGAAGTAGGACCTGTGTATGTGGCAGGCTTTGAAGAAGACCAACTAGAAAAAGTGGTAAAAGATGCCCTAAATACCGCTTACCGCGACCTGTCTAATGTGCGCATTTTCATCGCGCAAAAGCAGATCCTAGTTTCAATCCAAGGCTATGTGCGCTCACCAGGCGAGTACACATTGCCTCAAACTGCGACCGTACAGATGGCACTGTATGCGGCAGGTGGCCTTCGCCCTGGCGCACAACTAAATAAACTAAAACTGCGCCGCAACGGTAAGAGCCAAGAGTTTAACTACAAAGCATTTCTAGACTCAGGCAACGACGACAACCTTCCTAAACTTGAATCATTGGACTCGCTTTTTGTTCCTGCATCACCTCTAGTGGGTAACATCGAGCAAGAGTTTGATGCCTCAAAACTGGCAAATGCGGGTGACAGCGCAGATGCGCGTAAAGCGATTAAGGTGTTTGGTGAGGTTAACGCACCAGGTTCATTTAGCTACAAACCTGACACTGATCTAGTAGATATCCTAATGCGCTCAGGCGGCGTGACTCGCTACGCCAGTGTTGAGCAAATCCGCGTTATCTCAAATAACCAACCGACTCTTTTTAACCTTAAACGCTACCTTGACTCAGGGGATTCCAGCCTACTACCAAAACTGCAACCGGGCGCGACTATCTTCGTACCTAAGATGGAAGAGGAAATCAAAGCTGGCTCTAACATAGTGTATGTAATGGGTGAAGTTGCCTCTCCGGGTGCTTTCGAGGGTAAGAAAGGCGCGACCTTTATGGACATCCTTGCTAACGCCGGCGGCCCAACCCGTTTTGCTGAGTCTCGCCAGATCCGCATCATCAAAGCGAGCGGCCGTGTGTTTAAATTCGACCTTACTGCCTACACCGAAGGCATCAACAGTAAACGCCCTCCTCTAATTCAAGCCGGTGACGCTATCTTCGTACCAGAAAAAACCGACATGAACGAAAAATCATGGCTTAAGGTCTCTCCAGACAGAGCGGTAAGCGTTATCGGCGAGGTGGTTCGCCCAGGACGTATCGAGTGGTCTGACGAAATGGATCTGATGGATCTTCTAGCGCACGTAGGCGGCCCAACACTGCGTGCGGACACCACAACCATTGAAGTGGTGGATGGCGCAGGGACAAGAGAAGTCTTTGACCTTGATTCCTTTATCAAAAATGGCGCACGCAAATCAGAACTGCCACAGATCACCGCTGGCGCTATCGTACGTGTACACGACCTACCACAAGACCCATCAGATAATAAATCTCAGTGGGTACGCCAAAGCTCTGACGCTTCTATCTATGTATTCGGGCAGGTAAACGCTCCAGGTCGCTATCGCTTCACCAAAGAGATGCACTTCCTAGACATCCTGTCAGCAGCGGACGGCCCAACAAAAGACGCTGATATTCACAATATCCGCATTACTCATAGAGACAAAACTTACTCTATGGTGAGCAAGCTAAATCTAGCGCTTTACTTTGAAACCGGTGACGAATCACTACTGCCTCAGGTAACCACTGGCGATACCATCTATATCCCAGAGAAAGACAAGAACTGGCTAGACCGTCCTAAAGAGACCACAGTGCGCGTACTAGGTGCAGTGAACAGCCCAGGTCGCTATGTATTTGATGACAACATGACCATTCTTGATTTGCTAGCAGAAGCTGGCGGCCCAAGCGACCAAGCATTCCTAGAGAAAATCAGTGTGGTGAATCTATCAACCAGCCAAAGCCAGGCACGCACCTTTGACCTGATTGAATTTAGCAAGACCGCAAACTTTAGAAAACTGCCTATCATCCGCGCGGGCGATACCATCTATATTCCTCATCAGCGTGAAAGCTTTATGCAAAAAGCACGTGACGGCTTAGACGATGTATTAAAGATTGCCACCACTATCGTACTAATCGGAGCCCTGTAG
- a CDS encoding OmpA family protein → MFSLKSSSALLLAITAVGCSSYPPEGNGGLGEYTVLNDFSPVMPDEPLGPEHGLRFDFHLAKLQLDALITQGAEWCFPAAVVQAQTKEKRIARELEAGLLLDAANDIVIQRKQLSKLERQLDYVTAETRCEPPLNDADYQHQMAMIEKIYNLLNIDNQFAKASIEINPKYMGHLAEAANLLKQHKSLNLSVTGHADKDGSVEYNQDLAMGRAKQVERYLTIFGLSPNRIQTQAVGESLPLYQGDSEATKLTNRRVSIEVISTGGQHVNR, encoded by the coding sequence ATGTTTTCACTTAAATCAAGCTCAGCACTGCTACTAGCCATTACAGCCGTGGGTTGTAGCAGTTACCCGCCAGAGGGAAATGGCGGTTTGGGAGAATACACGGTGCTCAATGACTTCTCTCCTGTTATGCCAGATGAGCCACTAGGACCCGAGCACGGACTTCGTTTTGATTTTCATCTTGCGAAGCTCCAGCTTGACGCCCTGATCACCCAAGGCGCGGAATGGTGTTTTCCAGCCGCTGTCGTACAGGCTCAAACTAAAGAGAAGCGCATCGCCCGCGAGCTTGAAGCAGGTTTGCTATTAGACGCCGCAAACGACATCGTCATTCAGCGTAAGCAGCTTAGTAAACTAGAGCGACAGCTTGACTATGTAACAGCCGAAACCCGTTGCGAGCCACCACTAAATGATGCCGATTATCAACATCAAATGGCGATGATCGAGAAGATCTACAACCTACTGAATATTGATAACCAGTTCGCTAAGGCCTCTATTGAGATCAACCCTAAATACATGGGGCACCTTGCAGAGGCGGCCAACCTTTTGAAGCAGCACAAGAGTTTGAACCTGAGTGTTACTGGCCACGCCGACAAGGACGGCTCGGTGGAATACAACCAAGACCTCGCTATGGGCCGTGCTAAACAGGTTGAGCGTTACCTTACCATTTTTGGCCTATCGCCAAACCGCATCCAAACCCAAGCCGTTGGGGAAAGCCTTCCACTGTATCAAGGCGACTCAGAGGCTACCAAACTTACCAACCGCCGCGTGAGCATAGAAGTGATTTCGACAGGAGGTCAGCATGTTAACCGTTAA
- a CDS encoding STAS domain-containing protein has protein sequence MELRKFETSHNCLTLSVIGDFDASNSKTMQQCIDDLLANDNHPQIEMDLNQVEFLDTSGIGAIVYLYKRLVESNRDMCIQNAHGQPLKMMELLRIGQAIPVNKEAQYEYAH, from the coding sequence ATGGAACTTCGCAAATTTGAAACTAGCCACAACTGTCTAACCCTTTCAGTAATCGGTGACTTTGATGCGTCAAACAGCAAAACAATGCAACAGTGCATCGATGACCTACTAGCGAACGACAACCACCCTCAAATCGAGATGGATCTAAACCAAGTAGAGTTCCTAGATACCTCGGGCATAGGTGCAATCGTGTATCTGTACAAACGCCTAGTAGAGAGCAATCGTGACATGTGCATTCAAAACGCACACGGCCAGCCATTGAAAATGATGGAACTTCTTCGTATCGGTCAAGCAATACCGGTAAACAAAGAAGCTCAGTACGAATACGCACACTAA
- a CDS encoding RNA recognition motif domain-containing protein → MKLLVRNLARTTTEHEVRVLFTEHGTVKACNLVLDQETGQSKGFAFVEMPNPEEAQQAIKALHESKVAKSKIRVKVAKD, encoded by the coding sequence ATGAAATTACTGGTTCGCAATCTTGCGCGCACTACCACTGAGCACGAAGTACGTGTTCTATTTACTGAGCATGGCACTGTTAAGGCTTGTAATCTGGTTCTCGACCAAGAAACTGGACAGTCTAAAGGCTTCGCTTTTGTAGAGATGCCAAATCCAGAAGAAGCTCAGCAGGCGATAAAAGCCCTTCATGAATCTAAGGTCGCTAAGAGCAAGATTCGAGTTAAGGTAGCGAAAGACTGA